TGTGCCAAGCATAATCCCAGTCATGTTACATGTGTCAATTCGGGTCATCCTCCCAACCCTCTGAGGTAGCCATTATTTTGTTCGTCATCTCTATTTCATATGAGATGAGCGAAGAGGGTTCAATAACTTGCCAAGTTCTCACagagaggaagcagcagagccaggcctTGACCTGAAAGAGCCTGGCTCGAGAGCCCACACTCTGAACACAGAGCGCCCTTCAGAGGAGGACATCTGAGAAGGGACAGAGGCTCTGATTATGTACACAGGACCCTCTAGGCCACTGTGAAAACTTGGCTGATACGGTGAAGGAGATGGGGGGCCCTGAAAGGTTTGAACAGAGCAATGACATGATCTTAGTTATATGTTAACAGGATTGCTATTGCTGCTTTGTAGAAAGTGGGGtatgggagggagggtgggaagcagACAGAGCAGTTGTAAGGCTTCGGCAATGATCCAGGCCAGATACCCACCCCCTACCCCTTCATAGCAAGATGCTGGCCTTGTTCATGTTAATACTCCTCTTGCcaagcacagtacctggcataatAATGATGGTTGAATGAAATCTTTGGCAATGGCAGTCATACTAGTCATACAGGGGAGGAACCATGCACTTGTCCATATTAAAAACATAGTCTATGATCAGTCACCCTCAGGGGTGATAGAAGGCATGCAAATGGAGAGAGGCACCATCTCAAAGCCTAGTTCACAGAGAATATATGCTTTGTCTGCTGCCAGTTTCCTTAAAACCCATAAGCAAAtcctgctctcctctccactcaTGTGGGTCCAGATGGGCATGCAAAACTGGGCTTGGGAAATCAAGACCTTGTCTTATTTGCATCCCTCATGCCAGGCCATGGTCCTCTGGGAAGGCTGTTGTTACAGAAACACCTGGGTTTATTCAAAGCTTCTGCATCACCCAAGAGATAGAACCATCACTCTTCTACTCTTATGATGAGCCTTTGTGTGTATCCAAGAGATATTCTAAAGCAACAATATCCCTCTAAGTTTACTGTCAGAACGTTTTATGCACTCACTCTGGGATAGCTCTAGAGCAAGAGCTGGATGTCTTGTAAAGGAAAGGTCGTGGCTCAGAATGTACACTTACCCTTCTCTGCTGGGCGGTGTTTGAGTCTTAGATTAGCCAAGTAAGAAGAGACATCATGGTGACTCTGACTGCCACTGTAACTGTGCCCTATGAAGTCAGGAAtgcatttctgttcttttcagTCCTGGAGTTTGCAGTAGGGATCCTGGTCAATgccttcattttcttgatgaatttTTGGGTCGTGGTGAGGAGGTGGCCACTGAGCAACTGTGATCTTGTCCTGCTGAATCTCAGCCTCACCTGGCTTTTCCTGCACGGGCTGCTCTTTCTGGATGCCATCCAGCTTACCCACTTCCAGTGGATAAAAGACCCGCTGGGCCTCTGCTACCAGACCATCCTCATGCTCTGGATGCTCGTAAATCAAGCTGGCCTCTGGCTCATCACTTGCCTTAGTCTCCTCTACTGCTCCAGGACTGTCCATTTCTTTCACACCTTCCTCCTCCGCTTGGCAAGCTGGatctccaggaagatcccccagaTGCTCCTGGGTGCTACTTTTTCCTCCTGTGTCTGCACTGTTCTCTATTTGTGGGACTTTTTCAATAGATCTCACTTCTCAGTTGCAACCATGCTACTCATGAATAACAATACTCAATTGAGAAACTGAGAAAACTCAATTTCTatcattccttcctcttctgcagCCTGGGGTCCAccccttctttcttgctttttctggtttcttctgGGGTGCTGATTGTCTCCCTGGGGAGGCACATGAGGACAAGGAGGGCCAAAACCAGAGACTCTCGGGACCCCAGCCTGGAGGCCCACATCAAAGCACTCGGGTCTCgtctctttcttctgcctgtaTATGGTATCCTTCTGCGCTGGCTTCATCTCGGTGCCTTTGCTGATGCTGTGGCACAACAAGATCGGGGTCATGGTCTGTGCAGGGATACTGGCAGCCTGCCCCTCGGGGCACACAGTCATCCTGATCTCAGGCAATGCCAAGCTGAAGAGAGCCGTGGAGACCATTCTGCTCCGGGCTCAGAGCAGCCTAAAGGTAAGGGCGGAGCGCAAGGCAGATCCCAGGATGCCAGATCTATGTTGAGAGTGGACACGAAACGGGCTCTTCATAACTATGCCTCTGATTGTTCATAAAGCCTTCAGAAACCGATTCCAATTTCTTTTCTAAAGTATAACTCCAAGTCTCTCTACTTTACATCCATGATCCCACCCACagtagaataaaataattgaagcTCTACACATGGCCTAGGCAAGTATAATGGCATTGGTTGTCTAGGTGTGTCttgataaaatgaacaaaatagagaaGTGAAGTGCTCAGTGTAAATTCTTTGTATACTATAGCTTACTAGTGCTTGATATGAGCCAAACCATGAGAAATCACCTCTTACGAAATGATATCTAAATCCCAAGATAGCATGGTTGGTTTTTCACATGACTGCTATTTCTTAACATGAGTGCTagtgggacttccccggtggtccggtggttaagactccggggccctggattcgatccctggtcagggaactagatcccgcgagccgcaactaagatctggcacagccaaataaataaatattaaaaaaaggtgCTAGCAtataatatttaaacatattcaCTACTATGGCAATTATATTATCCTCCTCAAGCTCCACAATATTCATGGAAACACAGATATGAAAAGACAAACTTGGAAGAAAAAGGTGTCATCACTTCAGCTTCAAGAGGTACTACATGAAAACGCCTACAGGAACCAGAGGATGGGTCATTTTGCCTGAAAATGCACTGATTCAGAAATGTACATTCACCTGCTTTAGAGTGGGAGCAAAAGACGGGTAGATACTTGCTCAGTGGGTGCCTGTGTGTGTCTCCTGGCTCTACTCCACTTGCTCATGAGGACAGTGCTTTGCCTGGTGCCAAGCACCGGTCAGTCTAGTTGGGGAACCTACCAAAATAGCCTCGCTAAAAGGCCTATTTGTGGAGACCGGCATTCTCTGCCTGCCTGCCAGGAATCTAGCCGGGAAGGCTTTCCTCAAATCACATCCTAAATGGCTCAGCAGAGAGCAAGGTATACCAGACATAGATCTTTATGGGCTTCAAACCAGCCCAGCCTGGTTCTGCCAGCTGTGGGTGCTGCCGAGTTCTGCTTCCTCCTCCCAGGACCTGTTCTTGATAACTCCACTCCCTCCTCTCAGTTTTCCCAAATTACCCTTTTTGCCACCTCCAATGGCTGCAAAATTTATGCCTTCATCTGGTGTCCTTTCCTTGGTGGACACCAAAGTTGTCCTAGGTTTTCCTCAAAGACAGTGGTCTCCCTACTCTTGGCTTCACATTAAAATTGCCCGGGGAGCTTTTAAAATCTCGATGCCCAGGCCattaggagtggaattactgtgTCATAAAGTTGATGTACATTTAGCTTTACAAGAAACTGCTAGAGTTTTCCAGAGCGATTCTAGCATTTCATgctcccatcaacagtgtaggagagttgtTCTACATTTTCAccacatttggtattgtcagtcttttttaaTTTGGGCCATTCTAGTGGAGGTGAATGGTATCTCgatctcgttgtggttttaatttgcatttgcctgacAACTAGTAATatggagcaccttttcatgtggtCCATGGCCATTTGAACACCTTCTATTATAAAGCTACTATTTGACTTGTTTGcccctttttttaatattcagttgtctttttattatttctttgtagaATTTTATTGATCTGCAGCATTTGTGTGTatgttcttaaaatatatatatatatatataatattcagcctgtaaaaaactaaaaatagagttaccatatgatccagcaatcccactcccagacatatatacagaaaagatgaaaactctaattcaaaaagatacacgaaccccaatgttcacagcagcactatttacaatagccaagacatggaagcaacctaaatgtccactgacagacgaatggataaataagatgtggtatatatataaatacaatggactattactcagtcataagaaAGAAtccatttccagcaacatggactgacctagagattatcatactaagtgaagtaagtcagaaaggtaagacaaatatcatatgatatcacttatatgtggaatcttaaaaaatgatacaaatgaacttatttacaaagcagaacagactcacagacatagaaaacaaacttatggttaccaaaggggaaagggggcagggagggataaatcaggagtctgggattagcaaatacaaactactacatataaaatagataaacaacaaggccctactatagtatagcacagggaactatattcaatatcttgtaataaactacaatggaaaaaaatatttagtctAACAATCTATGAACAGGATAtagctcttcatttatttgtctataatttctctcagcaatattttatagtttttagtgtagaGGTCTTGCATGTCTTTTGATTAAATTATCCCtaggtatttaatattttataatgttacaTACAGTAATGTTAAATGGggtatttaaattttcatatttcaattatttgctgctagtttataaaatttttgtaCATTAACCATGTATCTTGTCACTTTCCTAAATGAATTTAATAGTGTCAATAgttttttgtaggttctttgAAATTTCATACTGAAACAATCATGCCATCAGCAAATAAGAGAACTTATATCTCCCTTCTCAATCTTTATGGCCTTTATTTAACTAATTTCACTGGCTGGAACCATCAGTACAATCTTGATTAGAAGTAATGTGAGTAtacattctgcctctttcctgatcttacaaagaaaacattatttcatcATTGAGTATAATATCAGCTGTAGATCTCTTATAGATCTCCTTTATCAGATTAAGAAAGGCCATTTTTATTGCTAGTATGCTAAGAATTTTTATCAATGGAGGTTGAATTTATTGAAACGAGGGAATGGTTTCTCTCCTCTATTTTGTTAACACAGTGATTTATATTGAAAAAATTTTGCATGTTAAATcagtcttgcattcctgggataagtcccaattagtcataatgtattatttttatatgttgctcTATTTGACTTGCTAACATATTGTTAAGAATCTTTGCATCTATTTTAGTATGTACTATTAACAACTTTTATTCTTGGTAGACTATATTTGTTACTTGCCCTTTCAAAGAGAATCTGTGGGTTATAAACTTTATGAATCCTCTCTGTCTAAAATTGTTTGCCCAGCTAAAATAGACTAGCTGAGTATAGAATTCTACattcaagtttattttatcttaattatatGAAGATATTGCTACTTTGTCTTCTCAAAAACAGTATTACTAATGTTATTCTATTTCTCATCcctttgtagtttatttttcttttctatgtaaAGTTTCTCAGAAGtgaatttctttccattattttcttaagtttcattttattgtttctagttatgggtgtttgttcttctgtttgtttttcaatcTTGCTTGGTAGCCAGAGAAACCTTTAATCTTAGGAGTCATGTTTTCTTCACTTTAGGAAAATTCTTGgtcatatttctttaatattatctCCCctctattctctctcttttttccttctgaaacttCTTTTAGCTGAATATTTAGGTTCTGGACCTATTCTTGTCTTTgacttttctttaatattttcagtattttgggACATGTTCAGGGAAGTTTCTCAGCTCTGTTTTCTAGCACATTTTTTaatccctttgtttttttttaattaaaatacatttttttaattaatagaatttttattttgttcttcttcataAGCACCTGTTCTTTATCATAATGTTTGGTTCTAACTCTTTGAAGCTAGTTTTTGGAAGAAGTTACCTCCTTTGGCTCTTtgagaatattaaatattactttaaaatcctttttagGCTGCATTATGACCTTTAATTCCTAGGTTATATGTTCCTTTGGTGGCTGAGTTTATCTGTGTTTCTGTAAAGACATTGGTGTTACTTAGCAGTTTTGTCATTCTTAGCTGTTTGTACAGGAATTCTTTCCACACTCTGTGGCAGGAATTTCTCCTAGTGCAGTGGCTTCACAACTGTGTAGATACTAACCCTGAAGATGACTTAGTTTTAGATTTGTCTGCTGGGCAGAGACATATCAGAATTTGTTTCCAAGAAACACAGCCCTAGTTCCCGCTTCACGATAGTAAAGCAGCAGACTCTGTGGtggttttgagtttgttttactcttttagaAATGCTTCTCCAATTCTGGTTCATGAAACTTTCTCTTACTTGAGTGTggctaagaatttgttcatttaaaaaatatgcatatatcaTTTTAATGGGTTTTGTGTAGAAGGGAGATATTTTATCAAATTTCTCATGTGCCACCTTGAACTTAAAAAGAATCACTgatatttctagttttctaaaatattttgtaaagaataagaattatttttaacatccttTCAGCAACGATTGAGTTAAATATTACTGTATCCTCTGTTGTGTTGACATGATATATTACATCAGTGATTTCTGAAGAGAAGTTATGAGTGCCTCAGTAGCTGTTTGCTTGatgttaaagaatattttaatagttCCTCTGgggtactttttatttatttttttaattttgtattcctttgttttgttttccacttcCTCGTTCTTTTAAAAGCGAGGTCTACTTAAGTCTGGTATTAGAATTTGTATGAATGGATTTCCCTAGATCTAGTTTTATCTTCAAATGATGACTGGAAGAATATTTCTCTGACCTTACTATTTCACTCAGACTTTGGTCTGAAGATCTGGTTCCTGTGTAAAACATTTAGTTAAATTTCTAGTATTTAGTTGTCATTTATcacattatttttcctaaattttcctGCTTTCCTGTTGGGTCATTTCTCTTTGTGTGGGGAAATATATTCCTGGAAAAGTTGAAATTGATTACTATATTTCAACTGAGTAATAGTCTCTTTTTTTCCTAGAGAAAAACTATAATACTATTTTTGAAATGAAACGCACCTGTTGGTCTAGAGGTTCTACACTTCACTGAGGGTATAATGGTCCAAATTATATTCACTTCTGTCTCTGAAAATACTATATTCTTTGTGTATAGGTCTGAAATGTGAAAAATACAGTACTAACTAGAGACCTAGAATATTGTCCTAACCCTGCACCTCATAAAGCTTTGCAGTAATTTCTTTTTAACCCAGAAATGGCTTTCTGGCTTCTATTTGGCAAAAGTTCCATATGTCTTGGAGAGGCATGGAGAAGGGTACTGAAGTCTCCATTTTCCTGCTTGACTTTGCttcattgttattgttttaacTGCTACTGCTCTTAATATTCAATACCAAAAGCACTACAGAcctcaaacataaataaaaatcttctctgcttttgtaaatttaaaaaagaaaaaaagaatctttgcaTCTAGTTTCATGAGAAATACTaacttctagttttctttttttcttttaaatatctttgttaAGTTTGGTATCAAGGTTATTCTGGCCTCATAACATAAATTGAGAAATGTTTcctctgtctttattttctttaggattttgtaAAATTGGTATTAttccttccttaaatatttgatagcaTTCACCAGAGAAGTCATTTGGGCCTGAAATTTCCTATTCAGGAAGcgttttttaattataataattataatttacttAATAGATACAGTATTAAtaagattgtctatttcttcttgtgtctaTTTTTGTAAGTTGTGCTTTTAAAGGAATTTGTCTCTTTCATCTAAGTTTGTAAATGTATTGCCATAAATTTGATCATATCCCTTTATTATCATCTTAATGTCTATAGTATCTGCTTTGCTATTCCCTCTTTCATTCCCAATTTAGATAACTTTTGTTATCTCTTTTTAATTCATCACTCTAGGTagagatttatcaatttattGATAATTCCAAGAAATCaccttttggtttcatttatttcctctatttcttttattttcttctccctattttttttattatttccttcctctacTTTTTAggtttaatttctcttcctgatttagcTTCTTAAGTTAGAGAATTAGATCAttgattttaagtctttttttctgttctaatataaacatttaaagctTTAAGCTTTAAGTTTCCTGCTAAACACATTTTGCCACATCCCCACATATTTCAATACATTGCatttccccccagttttattgagatataattaatgtATAATGTCTGTAAGTTTACAGTGTACAATGTAACGATTTGATTtcacatatatattgcaaaatgtttactacaataagattagttaacacATTCTTtactcacataattaccattttgttgttgttgttatagttACAGTGAGAACACTAAATCTTTATTCTCATAAcaagtttaaagtatacaatatagtattgctaaatatagtcaccatgctatacattagatcccaAGAACTTATAACATCTTATAACTGACCAACATATCCTCATTTCCCCCAtgccccatcccctggcaacctctattctactctctgtttctatgaatttgatgattttagatttcaaaataagtgagatcatatagtacttgtttttctctgtctggcttattttatttagtaatataatGTCCCttaggttcatctatgttgttgcaaatggcaaatggcaagatttgCCTTCTTTCtcacagctgaataatattccatattatatgtgtgtgtgtgtgtgtgtgtgtgtgtgtgtgtgtgtgtgtgtatacacacatccatcttccttatgcattcatcttaggttgtttccacatcttggttgttgtgaataatgctgcaatgaccatAGAAATGACCACCTCTCtctgagatactgatttcatttccttcggaatatatacccagaagcaggattgctggatcatatggtagtcctatttttaacttttcaaggaacctccatactgttttccatagtggctacaccaatttgcattcccatcaacagtgtgcAAAGgatctttttctccacatcttcattagcatttgttatctcttgttttgataatagccattctaacaggtgtgctgtgatatctcattgtggttttgacttgaattttcctaatgattagtgatcttgagcaccTGTTCATATACTTTTTGGACacttgtgtgtcttctttggaacaatgtctattcaagtcctttgcccattttttaactgaattgtttttttgctattgagttgtgtgtgTTCCTTAAACGTTTAGGATTGTAACCCCTTATGAGATATatagtttggaaatattttctcccggttggtaggttgccttttgtgttgattgtttcctttgctgtgtagaagcttttcaatattccttttttatatagGATAGACCGCTCTGTTGATGCTGAGTGTAAAGCCATAATTTGCCCCCCGAAGGTCTTTTCTGATGCTTTTATTCCACTTGATCTCTcggtagctttctttttttgattcaGGTACTATGAGAATGGCTGAGGGCTCAGGCAGTGAATTAACAGACATGTGCTAGTTTCCTATAGCTGTTTTTAAGATGCTTAATTTAGTTTACAGAAATTTGACATTACGTGCCTAGGTGtgagtttctttttataaaatctgTCTGGAGTTTGCTGATTCTGTTCAGTCTATGAGTTGATATTTTTCATTAGAGAAATTATGAGCCATATTTCTCCATACGACTCCTCTGGATACTGCCctcaagaaacttttttttttctttgctctctcaaacaacaaaattttttttctctttctaaaattttttaattaaatatagttgatttacaatgttgtgctagtttcagtgtacagcaaagtgattcaaagtgatatatatataattgaatatatatattatattcaattatatatatattctttttcagattattttcccttataggttattacagaatattgagtatggttccctgtgctatacagtagatgcttgctggttatctattttatatatagtagtgtgtatatgttaatctcaaactcctaatttaataAGTGGAGTGTCAGACCTTTCCCAAAAGTAGTCTCACACACCCCTATGATCCTAGACCACCACTAAGCACCATGTCCAGAAATGAGCTACTCTCTTCTCCTAGGAAAAAGGACCTGCAGGGCATATTCGCCATACTTAAAGTGttcttaataaaaaatttatcAACGTGTTTCTCCCTTGAACTTTATTATCCTCACGCATTTTGCAAGAAATATCTTGCAAAaggtagagaaagagagatgcAGAATAGCAGGGGAGCTGCAATTGAATAAACTTAGAAATTTCAATGTTAAGATCTAAGGGtgatgcaaaaaataataaaacatattctGTTTAGTGTAGAATCTTCCATTTACTTGGGGGAATACACACCATCATATAGGGAACATTTAAGTGGTGACAAGAGGCTGTATGTAATTCAGTGTCAAAATTTTTggcataaacaaaatgtgtgaCCAGAGTTCAGATCACAATTTAAGTGAAATGACATAAACAAAGGGGTAGAAGTGAGAATAAGCATAGTATATTCTGTACAGGTAGGTCAAGGTCAGATTGTAGAGCCAAGCTCAAGAGCTGAGTCTTCATGTTAATGGTCATAACAAAACCTTAAATAGGGAAGAGACATGATCATAGCAGTGATTTTATAAAGTTTTGTCTGATAGTGTTTTCTAATATTGATTTGAAGGGGAGGAGGTGAAAGTTTTGGGAGGTGAAAGTTTTGGAGGTGAAAGTCATATTAATATAATGactaacaaaaataaagaagttgAAGAAGGAAGTTGGATTGAGTTTGTGGAAAATGGTAAATGTGGCTTGGAACTTATTGCAACTGGACTGACATCATGTCACCTAGCTGGAAAACACCAGTAGAGCCTTGGAAATGAAGCTAAAATTCAGATTCGAGGACAGAACTAGAAACAGACATATGGTCATCACAAGAGCAGCTAGtctggaaaatataaatttttaattgggttataaAGGTAGAGGGAAAATGTTGGTAAGGTTGGAGGCCATAAATTTCTGGCAGCAGTAAGTGGGCAAGAAGTAATGAGAATCATTGGAATAGGCCAGATGCGTGTGCGCGTGcatgagcgtgtgtgtgtgtgtgtgtgtgtgtgtgtgtgtgtgtgccttccCAGCACCTCTTTCTTCTGAGAACAACCACATCCACCTAGCGGTAACTGCTCCTCATGCCCCAGTTAGGATGTTTACCATGATCCTGCCCCTGACTATATTTGCTGGGTCTTTTCTAGTCCCACCAATGTCTACCTTTGGGATTTTTCTAACTCGATCCAAGAAAAATTTGTAAGACATGAAATACAGCAGCTTCTCCTGGCTATGCTTCCTGCCATATTTCCTATCACAAGAGGAAACGAGCAGAGACAAGAGGTAGATATGGCAAGACCTAGTTTTATTTGGTTCTTGATGTTCCAGAGGTTCAGCTATATCCTTTGCCTGCTTTGGTTTCATTGTACAACCCTTTATTATATGCCATGAGCCAACACATACCACTTTTGCCTAAATTAGTTTGAATTGAATTTttcacttgcaaccaaaagatTCATGATACAATGATAATATATAACCCATGAAGGGAAGAGGGGGATGTGACTGGTGAGTAGTACAAAGGGTTTCAGTTAGACTGTAATGTTTCATTTCTTGGATTAGGAGATGggtgtttattatattattctttatccttttttgtaCATCTGAAATATTACatgatatagtttttaaaatactgcatcAGAGACTTGACATTACACGTCACCTAAGTACTTTGAATATGTTGTTGCTGGGGCATTTACCTGGAGGCACACCGCTGTATAATTAAATTCACTCTGTCCTACAGAAAGTCTGATTTGGGAAAATTTACTTAGCACTAAATAATCTAGTTCACTTTCTGTGCCAAAATTAGttttcagaaatgaaacagatgacatgaaataaatttctgagcctataaaaattaattttcaatataTGTTCTCCAATTTCAAAATTACTGGGCAAATGTTCTATTCATATTTAGAAGAACCTACACTTAAAAAGAACTATTTTCCATTTATGAAGCAGAATGCAGTTAAATATGGCTCCTAGTTAACAGGATTCAAGGATAAATTCTGTACTTTACATCTCAATGCACAATATTAACCTGAAATGGCaatccacaaaagaaaataagtttttagtTCCAAATCAAAGACATGTAACAATTAAATGTTTCtaactttcaacttttttttcaatgaatttaaaatattgtctCCAATATCATACATTTGTGTTATGTGTTCAgttgagtaaaaataaaaagtttcataTAGTTCTGGCAAGTGTTTGTCTTATGCTTGGTTAACTTCATTCAGTATATTCATTGTCAAGTACCTATAGGCATTTGAGTTTGTAAACCACTGGTTTATAAGCCACATTACTATAAAAACGTATAAAGGAAAGGTGTATTTCTTCACTCAGAAGGAGGGGGAAAGATCTCTGA
The genomic region above belongs to Lagenorhynchus albirostris chromosome 8, mLagAlb1.1, whole genome shotgun sequence and contains:
- the TAS2R38 gene encoding LOW QUALITY PROTEIN: taste receptor type 2 member 38 (The sequence of the model RefSeq protein was modified relative to this genomic sequence to represent the inferred CDS: inserted 3 bases in 2 codons) — encoded protein: MVTLTATVTVPYEVRNAFLFFSVLEFAVGILVNAFIFLMNFWVVVRRWPLSNCDLVLLNLSLTWLFLHGLLFLDAIQLTHFQWIKDPLGLCYQTILMLWMLVNQAGLWLITCLSLLYCSRTVHFFHTFLLRLASWISRKIPQMLLGATFSSCVCTVLYLWDFFNRSHFSVATMLLMNNNTQLXKLRKLNFYHSFLFCSLGSTPSFLLFLVSSGVLIVSLGRHMRTRRAKTRDSRDPSLEAHIKALXGLVSFFCLYMVSFCAGFISVPLLMLWHNKIGVMVCAGILAACPSGHTVILISGNAKLKRAVETILLRAQSSLKVRAERKADPRMPDLC